DNA sequence from the Methanoculleus horonobensis genome:
GAAGGGGCCGGTGATCGAGGGGCTCATCCTCTACCGACCGCTACGTAGGGTGAAAGGGAGCCACCACCTCTTTTATCACCCGGAGACAAAGCGCCGGGCCGTCGTCCCGGTGCACGGGCGGGACCATCCGACCGGCACGCTTCTGGAGATCCTCAAGCAGGCCGGGATTGAGCGGGAGGAGATTAGAGATCTGTTGTAAAACTTCAACCTGTTATACAGGACAGGTTCAGCGCGGCCTGCGGCCAGCCGAGAAGGCCCTCTCAAAGATACCGGGCAAAA
Encoded proteins:
- a CDS encoding type II toxin-antitoxin system HicA family toxin; this encodes MSEFRRFRGCLTATRILKKKGPVIEGLILYRPLRRVKGSHHLFYHPETKRRAVVPVHGRDHPTGTLLEILKQAGIEREEIRDLL